CCAGACGGGCGAGATGCTGCGCTGGATGCGGGGCGAATTCAACGACGCCCGGGTGGAGGTACCGGTGCGCTGGCTCTCCGGTGTCGAAGACCCGGTGATCACGCCCGACCTGATCGACGGATACGGCGACCACATCACCGATTTCGAGGTCGAACTGGTCGAGGGGGTAGGTCACTGGATCGTCAGTCAGCGTCCCGATCTGGTGCTCGACAGGCTGCGCGCGTTTCTCAGGGTTTGACGACGATCCGGATCGGGTTGCCCTCCTGGCGCTCCAGCATGTCGATGCCGGCGTGGATGTCCCGCAGCGGGATGACCTGGCTGATGGACCGTGAAAGGTCAAGGCGCCCATAGGAAACCAACTTGGCCAGGGTTTCGATGTCGACGTTCTGATAGCCGAGATGTCCCAGCGCCTGCTTGCGGCTCAGGCCGAACATCGCGGTGGGCCCGACGGTCGGTGACTCAGCGCTCATGCCCACGCCCACCATCCGGCCACCGGCGGTCAACGATTCCAGCGCCTGCTCGAACGTCACCTTGAGTCCGACGGCGTCGAACGCGACGTCAAGCTTCCGGCCGCCGGTGACCTCGGCGATCTTGTCCTGCAACTGGTCGTCGCGGGTGTCGAAGGCGTAATCGGCGCCGATTTCCAGCGCGCGGTCCAGCACCGCCGGGTTGATGTCGAGGGCGATCACCGGCACCGCGCCGACCAGTTTGGCCAGTTGGACGATGTGGGTGCCGACCCCGCCGACACCCCACACCCCGACCGATTCTCCGATGGCGACCTTCCCGGTGCGCACCACGGCGCCGAACGGCGTGGAAACCGCGTCGGCCAGGATCGCGGCCTGCTCGAGTGGAACGTTGTCGGGTACCCGGGTCAGGCCCACCGCCTGCGCCACCGTGTACTCGGCCCACGCGCCGTCGTAGGCGAACGCCATCAACTGGATTCGCAGGCAGTTCGACAGGTCACCGCGCCGGCAGTTGGGGCACGTCTGACAGGGCCGTCCGGCGGCGACCACCACCCGGTCCCCTTCGGCCCAGCCAGTCACTCCGGGCCCGAGCTTGGCGATGGTGCCCGACGCTTCGTGGCCCTGGGTCACCACCGGCGCCTGGGCCGGGAAGGTGCCGTTGATCAGACTCAGGTCCGAGTGGCAGATCCCGCAGAACGCCACCTTGACCAGGACCTCGCCGGGGCCGGGCTCGGGAATCGGAACCTCTTCCAGCGCAACCGTTCTGGCGTCCGCATAGAAGCGCTCCGCGAGCATGGTGGCTGTCACTCGACGCCGATCGTCACTTCGGTGGACTTGATGAACACCGTCGCCGGCTGCCCCTCTTCGAGGCCGAGGTCGAGCGCGGCGTCTTTCGTGATCGACGACGTGACGACCTGATCGCCGCCGTCGAGCCGGATCTTCACGATCGCCATCACACTGCCGATGTCGACCTCGGTGATGGTGCCCTTGAGTTGGTTGCGGGTTGATAGGCGCATCATCGGAGCCTAGACCCGGCTGGCGATCGAGTGTGCGGGCACGGCTTCGAGCGTGCGGCCACCGCGGGATCTCGGCGGTTCCGGCTTTGTGAGCGCGCACTCAAATACATTGGCAGTCAAGCGTTTCAGTGCCGCGGCCCGAGCAGCGCGACCGAGGCATCGACGGCCGGTTCGACGATGCTGCGCACCGGCCGGCCGTCCTCGACCGCCAGCGCCACGAGTTCCCGCAGGCCGCCCACCAGGATCACCGCCAACGGCACGGTCAGCGGCGGCAGATCGGCGCGCCGGAAACCCGGGCTGCCACTGAGATTCACCAGCAGGCCGGTGAGTAACTCCAGGCCCTGGCGCTGAACGGGGCGGGCGTAGTCGCCCAGCGAGGGCAGCTCGCGGATCCAGCTCAGCGTGATGGCCGGCCGGGATTCGATGTTGCCGACGTAGCCCTCGACGGCTTGCCGGATCTGCTGGTGCCAGTCGGCCTCGGGGTCGACGGCCACCCGGATGTCTTCGGCCATGATCTCGATCTCAGCGCGCAACAGGTCCAGGAAACACTGTTCCTTGCTGGCGAAGTGGTCGTAGAACGTGCGCTTGGAGGTGCGAGCGTGGCGGACGATGTCAGCGACCGTCGTGGCCCGGTATCCGCGCACGCCGATCGACGCGGCCAGGCCGTCGAGAAGTCGCAGCCGAAACGGATCGGGTTGCGCCGCAACCGTGTCATCAGCCACTGCCGTCACAATCGGGCCCTTCGCTTGTCAGGTCTGGTACCACAGAGTACCGTACAGGGAAAGCCTTTGGTACACCGCAGTACCACCCCTGAGCGATGGGGGCAGAACGTAGGGAGTCACACCTCCGTGAGCCAAGCAATCGACGCGCCCGCCGTGCCCGAAATCAAGCTGCCGCCGGCCACGCACATCCCAAAGCTGTTCCAAGGCCTCATCTTCGCGTTCTCGCGCAAGGGGATGATGCGACGCCTGACCGGTCGCTACGGCTCCGCCGTCACCATGCACATCCCCATGTACGGCCACATGGTGATGGTGTCGGATCCGCAGCTGGCCAAGCAGGTCTTCACCACCAGCCCGGACGAACTCGGCAACATCCAGCCCAATCTGAGCCGGATGTTCGGATCCGGATCGGTCTTCGGGCTGGAAGGCGACGACCATCGCCGCCGGCGCCGGCTGCTGGCGCCGCCGTTTCACGGCAAGAGCATGAAGAACTACGAGACGATCATCGAAGAGGAGACGCTGCGCGAGGCCGCCACGTGGCCCGAGGGCCAGTCGTTCGCGACGTTGCCCTCGATGATGCACATCACCCTGAATGCCATCCTGCGCGCGGTCTTCGGCGCCGAGGGGGCCGAACTCGACGAGCTGCGCCGGATCATTCCGCCGTGGGTCACGCTGGGCTCCCGGCTGGCGGCGGTGCCCAAACCCAAGCGTGATTACGGCCGGTTCAGCCCGTGGGGCAGGCTGTCCGAATTCCGGCGCCAGTACGACCTGGTCATCGACAAGCTCATCGACCGGGAGCGGTCGGACCCTAACTTCGCCGACCGCAACGACGTCCTCGCGTTGATGTTGCGCAGCACGTACGACGACGGTTCGGTCATGTCGCGCAAGGACATTGGCGACGAACTGCTCGCGCTGCTGGCCGCCGGACACGAAACCACCGCCTCCACGTTGGCCTGGGCCTTCGAGCGGATCACCCGCCACCCCGCGCTGCTTGCCGAGCTGGTCGAAGAGGCTGATAACGGCGGTAGCGAGTTGCGGCAGGCCACGATTCTGGAAGTGCAGCGGGCGCGGACCGTGATCGACCTCGCGGGCCGGCACGTCTATCCGGAGACGTACCGCCTCGGTGAGTGGGTGATACCCCGCGGGTACTCGATCATCGTCAACATCGGTCGGATACACGAAAACGCCGACGTCTTCCCGCACCCCGAGCGCTTCGACCCGCAGCGCTATATCGGCGGCAAGCCGTCTGCGTTTGCCTGGATACCATTCGGCGGCGGGACCCGTCGCTGCGTCGGAGCCGCGTTCGCCAACATGGAGATGGACGTGGTGCTGCGAACGGTGTTGCGCCAGTTCACCGTTGAGACCACCACAGCCCCGGACGAGCGGTGGCACGGCCGGGGCGTGGCGTTCGTGCCCAAGGACGGCGGCCGAATTGTGGTGAGGCGCCGTCCTGCCGAAGCTCCTACTGGGTAGCGCCGGCCCGTCGCGGCAGCTTCCAGCCCGGCCGCACGAAGTGGCAGGTGTACCCGTTGGGGTAGCGCAGCAGGTAGTCCTGGTGTTCGGGCTCGGCCTCCCAGAAGTCGCCCGCCGGGCTGACCTCGGTCACCACCTTGCCCGGCCACAGGCCGGAGGCCTCGACGTCGGCGATGGTGTCCAGCGCCACCCGCTTCTGCTCGTCGTCGAGATAGAAGATGGCTGACCGGTAACTCATGCCGCGGTCGTTGCCCTGCCGGTTCTTCGTGGTGGGGTCGTGAATCTGGAAGAAGAACTCCAGCAGGGTGCGGTAGTCGGTGGCCGACGGGTCGAAGACGATCTCCACCGCCTCGGCGTGTGTGCCGTGATTGCGGTAGGTGGCGTTGGGCACGTCGCCGCCGCTGTAGCCGACCCGCGTGCTGATGACTCCGGGCTGCTTGCGGATCAGGTCCTGCATGCCCCAGAAGCAGCCACCCGCGAGAATGGCTTTTTGCGTGCTCATTGCTGTCCTCCTAACCGGCCCGGGGCCGGCAGCTCAAGCTCAGGCACCCAGGCTACACTCCGCCCGTGAGGTGTAACGGCTCGTGAGCGGCCCGGAATTCCCCAAAAGTGAACTGGCGGCGGCCTTCGCGCAGTTCGAACAAACTGTTGCCAGAGCGGCCGAAACGCACGACTGGGACGCGTGGGTGCAGCACTACACACCCGACGTCGAATACATCGAGCACGCGGCGGGCACCATGCACGGCCGCGACGAAGTGCGCACCTGGATCCGGCGCACGATGACCAGCTTCCCGGGCAGCCATATGGTGGAGTTCCCGTCGCTGTGGTCGGTCATCGACGAGCCCACCGGCCGCGTCATCATGGAACTCGACAACCCGATGCGC
This genomic stretch from Mycobacterium paragordonae harbors:
- a CDS encoding zinc-binding dehydrogenase, whose product is MTATMLAERFYADARTVALEEVPIPEPGPGEVLVKVAFCGICHSDLSLINGTFPAQAPVVTQGHEASGTIAKLGPGVTGWAEGDRVVVAAGRPCQTCPNCRRGDLSNCLRIQLMAFAYDGAWAEYTVAQAVGLTRVPDNVPLEQAAILADAVSTPFGAVVRTGKVAIGESVGVWGVGGVGTHIVQLAKLVGAVPVIALDINPAVLDRALEIGADYAFDTRDDQLQDKIAEVTGGRKLDVAFDAVGLKVTFEQALESLTAGGRMVGVGMSAESPTVGPTAMFGLSRKQALGHLGYQNVDIETLAKLVSYGRLDLSRSISQVIPLRDIHAGIDMLERQEGNPIRIVVKP
- the msrA gene encoding peptide-methionine (S)-S-oxide reductase MsrA, whose product is MSTQKAILAGGCFWGMQDLIRKQPGVISTRVGYSGGDVPNATYRNHGTHAEAVEIVFDPSATDYRTLLEFFFQIHDPTTKNRQGNDRGMSYRSAIFYLDDEQKRVALDTIADVEASGLWPGKVVTEVSPAGDFWEAEPEHQDYLLRYPNGYTCHFVRPGWKLPRRAGATQ
- a CDS encoding TOBE domain-containing protein, coding for MRLSTRNQLKGTITEVDIGSVMAIVKIRLDGGDQVVTSSITKDAALDLGLEEGQPATVFIKSTEVTIGVE
- a CDS encoding TetR/AcrR family transcriptional regulator; this translates as MTAVADDTVAAQPDPFRLRLLDGLAASIGVRGYRATTVADIVRHARTSKRTFYDHFASKEQCFLDLLRAEIEIMAEDIRVAVDPEADWHQQIRQAVEGYVGNIESRPAITLSWIRELPSLGDYARPVQRQGLELLTGLLVNLSGSPGFRRADLPPLTVPLAVILVGGLRELVALAVEDGRPVRSIVEPAVDASVALLGPRH
- a CDS encoding cytochrome P450 — protein: MSQAIDAPAVPEIKLPPATHIPKLFQGLIFAFSRKGMMRRLTGRYGSAVTMHIPMYGHMVMVSDPQLAKQVFTTSPDELGNIQPNLSRMFGSGSVFGLEGDDHRRRRRLLAPPFHGKSMKNYETIIEEETLREAATWPEGQSFATLPSMMHITLNAILRAVFGAEGAELDELRRIIPPWVTLGSRLAAVPKPKRDYGRFSPWGRLSEFRRQYDLVIDKLIDRERSDPNFADRNDVLALMLRSTYDDGSVMSRKDIGDELLALLAAGHETTASTLAWAFERITRHPALLAELVEEADNGGSELRQATILEVQRARTVIDLAGRHVYPETYRLGEWVIPRGYSIIVNIGRIHENADVFPHPERFDPQRYIGGKPSAFAWIPFGGGTRRCVGAAFANMEMDVVLRTVLRQFTVETTTAPDERWHGRGVAFVPKDGGRIVVRRRPAEAPTG
- a CDS encoding nuclear transport factor 2 family protein, translated to MSGPEFPKSELAAAFAQFEQTVARAAETHDWDAWVQHYTPDVEYIEHAAGTMHGRDEVRTWIRRTMTSFPGSHMVEFPSLWSVIDEPTGRVIMELDNPMRDPGDGSVITATNISIITYAGDGLWRRQEDIYNPLRFVQSALKWCRKAQKFGNLDDEAAAFLKQYGGAQ